In a single window of the Stigmatopora nigra isolate UIUO_SnigA chromosome 7, RoL_Snig_1.1, whole genome shotgun sequence genome:
- the bcan gene encoding brevican core protein: MALPQDLELHLTKMRQEVLCHATLVAIALLVLPSLSIAQDGLDDTHRLHVTISSGPNAQGELGSTLTLPCLVSAGGPPPATNGRHAVISLPRVRWSLLGNGQETEILAARGDSVLVSEAYRKRASLPHYSVSPADLTLRLEGLRYEDAGRYRCHVQQGSEQDWDVTEVQVKGLVFHRGDRSKSLGDFTFERAREACMEVGAQIASPEQLVAAYHGGFEHCHAGWLSDHSVRSVVQKPRVDCAGFPDGFPGVRTFGMLATQQPLDVYCYLGAIEVGEVFYGWAPHGFTFEEAEAYCLSEHAQLATLTQLYTAPNHGPRNCSSGWIKDGSVRQPWGRCSEAPSNQTDLIEATGRHDVYCFKNDSTSSSQSPLTTESRHVSHFLSSKTESWTSDSSHSTPESPTVSPKSITEVTSRPDTPPTPSKEHQNPDLTSPHMEEQSTTESPILENNKNPEDHTEAEGNPTINSTFTTKNDLFTSSQASFHSSEHSVKVSITQVTPTVEVLTSSHSSDSSSSSAPEASTSVPHHTEKAGLLEAVQDGTTHQGTSEISTKASDDWSESTPRGNPEAILTSSLEQHTDLGTQTQRISGFHTESSTGIPLTWQETTSGPKEGPEETSTHVVSVKKCFGCHLKDQSTTTNPTTNSEKPTAMAARQEVVIDLCGGRPCLNGGTCLDGEEPKCLCLPGYSGAFCQSDLDLCEPGWQKFQSFCYRHVTTRQSWEGAEQHCRLIGGNLISIMNPEEQHYVNEKYREYQWIGLNDKTIEGDFRWSDGNLMIYENWHRGQPDSYFLSGEDCSAMVWHDGGRWSDVPCNYHLPFTCKKGLTWCDQLPEVPNAKPFGKTRARYETFAKVRYRCDLGFVQKFHPLVTCLPSGRWEEPAIACLPADSLASRRLVTTTQQPRRDGSSQKVITDVHAQSNAPIRPH, translated from the exons atggctTTGCCTCAAGATCTGGAGCTGCACCTGACCAAAATGAG ACAGGAAGTGCTTTGCCATGCCACGTTGGTTGCCATCGCTCTGCTCGTTCTCCCGTCACTGTCGATCGCTCAGGACGGGCTAG atGATACACACCGCCTACATGTGACCATCAGCTCCGGCCCGAACGCTCAAGGCGAACTTGGCTCCACGCTCACTTTGCCCTGCCTGGTGTCTGCAGGCGGGCCACCGCCCGCCACCAATGGCCGACACGCCGTTATTTCTCTTCCCCGAGTCAGGTGGAGCCTGCTGGGAAACGGACAGGAGACGGAAATCCTCGCAGCTCGTGGCGATAGCGTGTTGGTGAGCGAGGCCTACCGGAAACGAGCCTCGTTGCCGCATTACTCCGTCTCGCCGGCCGATCTGACGCTCCGGCTGGAGGGGCTGAGGTACGAGGACGCCGGCAGGTACCGGTGCCACGTGCAGCAGGGGTCCGAACAAGACTGGGATGTCACGGAGGTTCAAGTCaaag gtCTGGTGTTCCATCGTGGGGACCGGTCCAAAAGCCTGGGGGACTTCACCTTTGAGAGGGCCCGAGAGGCCTGTATGGAGGTGGGGGCCCAAATAGCTTCACCAGAGCAGCTGGTGGCGGCCTATCACGGCGGGTTCGAGCACTGCCACGCCGGCTGGCTCTCAGATCACTCGGTCAG ATCTGTAGTCCAGAAGCCACGAGTGGACTGCGCGGGATTCCCAGACGGATTTCCGGGCGTGCGGACCTTCGGAATGCTAGCAACTCAACAGCCCCTTGACGTCTACTGCTATCTGGGCGCCATTGAAG TTGGCGAGGTATTCTATGGTTGGGCACCCCATGGTTTCACCTTCGAGGAGGCTGAGGCGTACTGCCTGAGTGAGCATGCCCAGCTAGCTACCCTTACCCAGCTATACACTGCCCCCAACCACGGACCCAGGAACTGCAGCTCAGGGTGGATCAAGGATGGCAGCGTGCGCCAACCGTGGGGGCGCTGCAGCGAAGCACCCAGCAACCAGACGGACCTCATCGAGGCTACTGGTCGCCATGACGTTTACTGTTTCAAAA ATGACTCCACATCATCTTCACAATCTCCTCTCACCACCGAGTCACGTCATGTCAGCCATTTTCTTTCCTCCAAGACTGAGTCTTGGACTTCAGATAGTTCTCACTCTACCCCAGAGAGTCCTACTGTCAGTCCAAAGTCAATCACTGAGGTGACATCCAGACCAGATACTCCCCCAACCCCCTCAAAGGAACACCAGAACCCCGACTTGACATCACCTCACATGGAAGAACAGAGCACAACTGAGTCACCCattttggaaaacaacaaaaaccctGAAGACCACACAGAAGCTGAGGGGAATCCGACAATCAACTCCACTTTTACTACgaaaaatgacttattcaccTCATCACAGGCATCCTTTCATTCAA GTGAGCACTCCGTTAAGGTGAGCATCACGCAGGTGACCCCGACAGTTGAGGTCCTCACGTCCTCCCACTCCAGTGATAGCTCCTCTAGCTCCGCCCCTGAGGCGTCCACCTCCGTTCCACACCACACAGAAAAGGCGGGCCTCCTGGAGGCGGTCCAAGATGGTACCACGCACCAAGGTACAAGTGAAATCTCAACCAAAGCTTCAGATGATTGGTCGGAAAGCACTCCGCGAGGAAATCCAGAAGCAATCCTGACAAGCTCACTGGAGCAGCACACCGATCTCGGAACACAGACACAAAGAATCTCTGGATTCCACACCGAGTCCAGCACAGGAATTCCTCTTACCTGGCAAGAAACCACTAGTGGACCAAAAGAAGGACCAGAGGAGACCAGCACTCATGTAGTCTCAGTTAAAAAATGCTTTGGTTGTCACCTTAAAGACCAATCCACCACGACCAATCCGACTACAAACTCTGAAAAACCCACAGCCATGGCTGCCAGACAAGAAGTGGTGATTG ACCTATGCGGCGGGAGGCCATGTTTGAATGGCGGTACATGCCTGGACGGTGAGGAACCCAAGTGCCTCTGCCTACCCGGCTACAGCGGCGCTTTCTGCCAATCAG ATTTGGACCTGTGCGAACCCGGTTGGCAGAAGTTCCAAAGCTTCTGCTACCGTCATGTGACCACGCGGCAGAGCTGGGAGGGGGCGGAGCAACACTGCCGGCTGATTGGGGGGAACCTTATATCCATCATGAACCCTGAGGAACAACACTACGTCAATG AAAAATACAGAGAATATCAATGGATCGGCCTGAATGACAAAACCATCGAGGGAGATTTCCGCTGGTCTGACGGCAACCTCATG ATTTATGAGAACTGGCACCGGGGGCAGCCTGACAGCTACTTTCTGTCCGGTGAAGACTGCAGCGCCATGGTTTGGCACGATGGGGGGCGCTGGAGCGACGTTCCCTGCAACTACCATCTGCCATTCACCTGCAAGAAAGGGCTCA CGTGGTGCGACCAGCTTCCGGAGGTTCCCAACGCCAAGCCTTTTGGAAAGACGCGGGCTCGTTATGAGACCTTCGCCAAGGTACGCTACCGTTGCGACTTGGGCTTCGTGCAGAAGTTCCACCCACTCGTCACTTGCCTGCCCAGTGGACGCTGGGAGGAGCCTGCCATCGCCTGTTTGCCAG
- the isg20l2 gene encoding interferon-stimulated 20 kDa exonuclease-like 2, which translates to MEDNLFINISEVMPSGMKKKKQSRKSPKRQRKTHLSHAGRSNKPSSSSSRQQPSTLGNNKSTKLGNRPIPRERKEKGALHTSEQIVPFPQRSSFDRVSVLDRVFAHAGRLNKPSSSSSRHQPSTLANTKTTELSSRPISGVPSKYLAIDCEMVGTGPRGSVNSLARCSVVSYEGDVIYDKFIKPPAPVSNYRTRWSGVRPHNLKNATPHLLARREILKLLAGKIVIGHAVSQDFRVLQYSHPAELTRDTSRIPPLNVRAGFGEKDCVSLKRLTKAIFNRDIQMGRSGHSSVEDAQATMNLYKVVEDEWEKTLESQKTLESQKTDGSGS; encoded by the exons ATGGAGGATAACCTCTTTATCAATATATCAGAGGTCATGCCAAgcgggatgaaaaaaaaaaaacagagccgTAAATCCCCAAAACGCCAAAGAAAGACACACCTCTCTCATGCGGGGCGGTCCAACaaaccttcttcttcttcctcacgCCAGCAGCCATCAACCTTAGGCAACAACAAATCGACCAAATTGGGGAATCGACCGATCCCGCGTGAACGCAAAGAAAAGGGGGCCCTGCATACGTCAGAGCAAATTGTCCCGTTTCCACAGCGTTCGTCGTTTGATCGCGTGTCCGTTCTCGACCGGGTCTTCGCTCATGCGGGACGGTTAAACAaaccatcttcttcttcttcacgcCATCAGCCTTCAACGTTGGCCAACACCAAAACGACCGAATTGAGCTCTCGACCAATCTCGGGTGTGCCTAGCAAGTACCTCGCCATAGATTGCGAGATGGTGGGCACGGGTCCCAGGGGAAGCGTCAACAGTCTGGCGCGCTGCAGCGTTGTGTCGTACGAGGGTGATGTGATATACGACAAGTTCATCAAACCCCCGGCGCCTGTCTCAAACTACCGCACACGCTGGAGTGGCGTTCGCCCACATAACCTCAAGAACGCTACGCCACACCTTCTGGCTAGGAGAGAG ATCCTGAAGCTCCTGGCCGGCAAGATAGTAATCGGTCACGCCGTCAGCCAGGACTTCCGGGTCCTTCAATACTCGCACCCGGCCGAACTCACCCGGGACACCTCGCGTATCCCGCCACTCAACGTGCGGGCCGGCTTTGGAGAGAAAGATTGCGTCTCGCTCAAAAGGCTCACCAAGGCCATCTTTAATCGTGACATCCAG ATGGGTCGCTCTGGCCACTCGTCGGTGGAGGACGCTCAAGCAACCATGAATCTCTACAAAGTGGTGGAAGACGAGTGGGAGAAGACTTTGGAGAGCCAGAAGACGTTGGAGAGCCAGAAGACAGACGGTAGTGGCAGCTGA
- the mettl25b gene encoding methyltransferase-like protein 25B, whose product MPKHHQQNMLEEPQINLSTKEQNELASKITRFLSQYKFLSESYIIEFFTKDLWHKLPVSWQSVLHHLSYPQIAELLLETEHQHRRYPCVWPLSLLAFRETAHSLAFPRSFPKSSTGNCGAAEPRGFQENQIQSSLLAHAFRKHVKPKKQHEIRELGLLVKELCEQSECNQVVDVGSGQGHLTRYLSFGLGLSVTAIEADPALVAMATKFDGELLNALEKERRKQQKCSGEAPSSEACPRHVTGWVDPKASWEVFIHQLAPNQANGDDLATPSKKRLQSPEHSLEETATPQPGSHQKLVLTGLHACGDLSPTLLRHFVKCPHIRAITSVACCYMKLTTKEEPSPPGVTGPPNSTQSDHLDQDFGYPMSRHVRGLPDHQLSYKAREAACHATEDYASRLREESALLRTHCYRAALEVFITDIRPDLPRAGIQTVKKAHLLTFNEYARLGLARVGLPTSLPLDAGRCEAMLAQQARVVVFFSLAQMLAPVVETLVLLDRVIYLRENGLCSRLIPLFDPKFSPRNFVLVAGKSNGL is encoded by the exons ATGCCTAAGCATCACCAACAAAACATGTTGGAAGAACCCCAAATTAATCTTTCTACGAAGGAACAAAATGAGCTGGCATCCAAAATAACTCGTTTTCTATCCCAATACAAATTCTTATCGGAGTCGTACATCATT GAGTTCTTCACTAAGGATTTATGGCACAAGTTGCCAGTTAGCTGGCAATCTGTTCTTCACCATTTGTCCTATCCACAAATAGCAGAGCTGCTGCTGGAAACTGAACATCAACACAGGAG GTACCCGTGTGTTTGGCCGCTGTCCCTCCTGGCTTTTCGGGAAACGGCTCACTCCTTGGCCTTTCCTAGAAGTTTCCCAAAGTCCTCAACTGGCAATTGCGGTGCAGCAGAGCCCAGAGGGTTTCAGGAAAATCAGATCCAGAGCTCGCTGCTGGCGCACGCCTTTCGCAAACACGTCAAGCCTAAGAAGCAACACGAAATCCGCGAGCTGGGCTTG CTTGTCAAAGAACTTTGCGAGCAAAGTGAGTGTAATCAAGTCGTGGATGTTGGTTCTGGACAG GGTCACTTAACTCGATACCTGTCGTTCGGGCTAGGCTTATCGGTGACCGCCATCGAGGCTGACCCTGCCctagttgccatggcaaccaagTTTGACGGAGAACTCCTGAATGCTTTGGAAAAGGAGAGGCGGAAGCAACAG AAGTGTTCTGGTGAAGCACCATCATCTGAAGCTTGTCCTCGCCATGTGACGGGTTGGGTGGACCCCAAAGCATCATGGGAAGTCTTTATCCACCAGTTGGCCCCCAATCAAGCTAATGGTGACGATCTGGCAACGCCCTCAAAAAAGAGACTTCAATCCCCCGAGCACTCACTCGAGGAAACGGCGACCCCTCAACCGGGTTCTCACCAAAAACTGGTCCTGACCGGCCTACACGCCTGCGGCGACCTCAGCCCCACCCTTCTCCGCCATTTTGTCAAATGCCCTCACATCCGTGCCATCACCTCCGTAGCATGCTGCTACATGAAACTCACCACCAAAGAAGAACCAAGCCCTCCTGGGGTAACGGGACCACCCAATTCAACACAGTCAGACCATCTCGACCAGGATTTTGGTTACCCAATGAGCAGACATGTCCGGGGGTTGCCAGATCACCAGCTGTCCTATAAAGCGCGGGAAGCAGCGTGCCACGCCACGGAGGACTACGCATCACGACTCCGTGAGGAGAGCGCCCTCCTGAGGACGCACTGCTACCGCGCCGCCCTGGAGGTCTTCATCACCGACATAAGGCCGGATCTTCCTAGGGCGGGAATACAGACGGTCAAAAAAGCCCATTTGTTGACTTTTAATGA GTATGCCCGTTTGGGTCTAGCCCGAGTGGGTCTACCCACGTCCCTCCCTCTGGACGCAGGGCGCTGTGAGGCTATGTTGGCGCAACAAGCCCGAGTGGTGGTCTTCTTCAGCTTGGCGCAAATGTTGGCTCCGGTGGTAGAGACCCTGGTGTTGCTAGATCGTGTCATCTACTTAAGGGAGAACG GGCTGTGCAGTCGACTTATTCCACTTTTCGACCCTAAGTTCTCTCCAAGGAATTTTGTACTGGTTGCTGGGAAGTCAAATGGATTGTAG
- the LOC144199507 gene encoding uncharacterized protein LOC144199507: MFHWFLVGLLFLPSRTHAAKDDRPSCRSLTATFCRTVGYSTSRYPSGVQGFNVQQLSQIVETACSPNIAMLVCRVAFPECSNDDARARPCRALCNRVKSECDAALKAKRLVWPSKLQCDTLPESNCVQAPQAQARSPPPPPTISPLCQPISIPLCKDISYTQTIMPNSLGHMSQEDAGLEVHQFYPLVQVQCSPQLKPFLCSVYVPECRAGAVRSPCKFQCETARAGCETLMNSFGFKWPEKLNCENFSTYSCEQDPSDVSETAVSTKCERITEPLCKNLQYTETVLPNVLGHKTQMEVGVQVSAYYSLVNLACSPHLKTFLCSVFTPECKDGKARTPCRTLCEVVRSSCEPTLRDLGYSWPEALKCNAFTTASCQHFGVGQGGGVCEPLSISMCQGHVPYNQTLMPNQLGHVSQRDAAVKMSFFHSFAQSACTYDIRPFLCAAYAPRCSQGRMLRPCRSFCRSARDHCEARLGRYGVSWPPELNCEDFPLRDCVTEDNRSDLMNAEGIVTALLTGGHLVGGKSLTIRTARLLLTLADADHTGDLDVMEYFNLDHYVAAARREYVDTYERRQPPSYTQANMNEALAQRGFELENDSLNALWWEYSKQGRLEYDDFIALLTKMQILKDRFHANLLNLPCDCQVASFSYKQFLKSVIV, encoded by the exons ATGTTTCATTGGTTCCTGGTGGGGTTGCTTTTCCTGCCATCTCGTACCCACGCCGCCAAAGACGATCGTCCCAGCTGCCGGTCGCTGACCGCCACCTTCTGCCGAACCGTGGGTTACAGCACTAGCCGGTACCCGAGCGGCGTCCAAGGTTTCAATGTCCAGCAGTTGAGTCAGATCGTGGAGACGGCGTGTTCGCCTAATATCGCCATGCTGGTTTGTCGTGTGGCATTCCCGGAGTGCTCCAACGACGACGCTCGAGCCAGGCCCTGTAGGGCCTTGTGTAACAGGGTGAAGAGCGAGTGCGATGCCGCCCTGAAAGCCAAGCGCCTGGTTTGGCCCAGCAAGCTGCAGTGTGACACGTTACCAGAATCGAACTGTGTGCAG GCTCCACAAGCACAAGCAcggtcaccaccaccaccaccaacaatcTCTCCATTATGTCAACCCATCTCAATCCCCTTATGCAAGGATATCTCATACACCCAGACTATCATGCCCAACTCGTTAGGCCACATGTCACAGGAGGACGCCGGCCTGGAGGTGCACCAGTTCTACCCACTGGTCCAAGTGCAGTGCTCACCTCAACTCAAGCCTTTCCTGTGCTCCGTCTACGTCCCGGAATGCCGGGCGGGAGCCGTTCGTTCCCCGTGCAAATTTCAGTGCGAGACGGCCCGCGCCGGATGCGAGACCTTGATGAACAGTTTCGGCTTCAAATGGCCAGAAAAGCTGAATTGTGAGAATTTTTCCACGTATTCTTGTGAGCAG GATCCCAGCGACGTTTCTGAAACGGCGGTTTCGACAAAGTGCGAGCGCATCACCGAGCCTCTCTGTAAAAATCTCCAGTACACCGAAACCGTCCTGCCCAACGTCCTGGGCCACAAAACGCAGATGGAGGTCGGCGTACAAGTCAGCGCGTACTACTCACTGGTCAACTTGGCCTGCTCACCCCACCTCAAGACCTTCCTGTGTTCGGTCTTCACTCCCGAGTGCAAGGATGGAAAAGCCAGGACCCCGTGCAGGACCTTATGTGAGGTGGTACGGTCCAGCTGTGAGCCAACACTGAGGGATTTGGGTTACTCCTGGCCCGAGGCGCTCAAATGCAACGCTTTCACCACCGCATCCTGTCAGCAT TTTGGCGTGGGCCAGGGCGGCGGCGTTTGCGAGCCCCTCAGCATCTCTATGTGCCAAGGCCATGTGCCTTACAACCAGACGCTGATGCCAAACCAGCTGGGCCACGTCAGCCAGCGCGACGCCGCCGTCAAGATGTCCTTCTTCCACTCTTTCGCGCAGTCCGCCTGCACGTACGACATCCGGCCTTTCCTGTGCGCCGCCTACGCCCCCCGCTGCTCCCAGGGCCGGATGTTGCGACCCTGCCGGAGCTTCTGCCGGTCGGCACGCGACCACTGCGAGGCTCGTCTGGGACGCTATGGCGTCTCGTGGCCACCGGAGCTGAACTGCGAGGACTTCCCCTTGCGCGACTGCGTCACC gaggACAACAGATCAGAT TTGATGAACGCTGAAGGGATCGTCACCGCGCTCCTGACTGGAGGCCACTTGGTTGGAGGAAAAT CTCTGACCATCAGGACCGCACGCTTGCTGCTGACACTTGCCGAT GCGGACCATACCGGAGATCTAGATGTAATGGAGTACTTCAACCTGGATCACTACGTAGCGGCCGCCAGACGAGAGTATGTGGACACCTATGAAAGGAGGCAACCGCCATCTTATACTCAAGCCAATATGAATGAGGCCTTAGCTCAGAGGG GGTTTGAATTGGAAAATGACAGCTTGAATGCACTATGGTGGGAGTACAGTAAGCAAGGAAGGCTGGAGTACGACGACTTCATCGCCCTATTGACCAAAATGCAGATCCTTAAAG ATCGCTTCCACGCCAACCTCCTCAATTTGCCGTGCGACTGCCAAGTGGCCAGCTTCTCTTACAAGCAG TTCTTGAAGTCGGTCATCGTCTGA
- the sri gene encoding sorcin → MAYAGYGAAPGGMAQQQDPLYGYFAAVAGQDGQISADELQRCLTQSGISGTYQPFNMDTCRLMINMLDRDMSGSMGFAEFKDLWQALNGWKNLFMSFDRDRSGTVEGQEMQQAIRSLGYNLSPNAMNMVMKRYGVSGRIPFDDFVCCCVRLRALTDQFRRRDTSQKGSATFQYDDFIQVTMSM, encoded by the exons ATGGCCTACGCTGGATACGGTGCAGCTCCGGGAGGAATG GCGCAGCAGCAGGATCCTCTGTACGGCTACTTTGCAGCGGTTGCTGGCCAA GACGGTCAAATCTCTGCAGACGAGCTACAACGATGCCTCACTCAATCTGGCATCTCTGGCACTTATCAAC CTTTCAACATGGACACCTGCAGACTGATGATAAACATGCTAGAT CGAGACATGTCGGGCAGTATGGGTTTTGCAGAGTTTAAAGACCTATGGCAAGCCCTGAATGGCTGGAAGAACCTTTTCATGTCCTTTGACCGGGACCGTAGTGGTACGGTTGAGGGACAGGAAATGCAACAGGCCATCAGATCTCTGG gTTACAATCTGAGCCCAAACGCAATGAACATGGTCATGAAGCGCTACGGCGTTAGCGGAAGAATCCCTTTTGATGATTTTGTATGTTGTTGCGTTCGACTTCGCGCCCTGACCG ATCAATTCCGACGCCGTGACACCTCGCAAAAGGGCAGCGCCACCTTCCAGTATGATGAT TTCATCCAAGTGACCATGAGCATGTGA
- the snrnp48 gene encoding U11/U12 small nuclear ribonucleoprotein 48 kDa protein codes for MSENLENPTLEQRKKLLQELLDFTEKCQEQIQGMYDALGWTPDSDIEKEPKELCPYDPGHLVPVRSMERHKILCYLRKMGYSSEEQAEMCHSPGCYDNTCVQTFTMNKDLQNQMILKARSAAPLMKMEGVFWQGQYSQHPADVPQNHKRAICDLTVADRLALYDNVIGALRPEGADAASAGDELYTDLVSKLKKAERQDEPKTHLELMAEMRDYKRRRQSYRAKNVHITKKSYTEVIREVIKVHSEELGRQWKEQRQEDEEEKVKEEAREGTSQRRRQDERRSASSESRRTRRRRGSRERSGERERKKKKRKRDSRSPDDRSHHGKKKKKRKERGRSDTS; via the exons ATGTCTGAGAATTTGGAAAACCCAACACTTGAGCAGCGAAAGAAACTCTTGCAGGAGTTGCTAGACTTTACTGAAAAATGCCAGGAGCAAATACAAGGCATGTACGACGCACTTGGATGGACGCCGGACTCCGACATAGAGAAG gaGCCTAAAGAATTGTGTCCATACGACCCTGGCCATCTTGTCCCTGTACGTAGCATGGAGCGACACAAAATCTTGTGCTATCTCAGAAAGATGGGCTACTCTTCAGAAGAGCAG GCTGAGATGTGTCACTCCCCTGGCTGTTACGACAACACCTGCGTCCAAACTTTTACGATGA ataaggACCTTCAGAACCAGATGATTTTAAAAGCCAGATCAGCTGCGCCACTCATGAAGATGGAGGGTGTCTTCTGGCAAG GCCAGTATTCCCAGCACCCCGCGGACGTGCCGCAAAACCACAAGCGCGCCATTTGCGACCTGACCGTGGCCGACCGCCTTGCACTTTACGACAACGTGATCGGCGCCCTCCGCCCAGAAGGAGCCGATGCCGCCTCAGCCGGCGACGAACTTTACACGGACTTGGTGTCCAAGCTGAAGAAAG CCGAGCGGCAGGACGAGCCCAAGACGCATCTGGAGTTGATGGCGGAAATGCGGGATTACAAGAGGAGGCGGCAATCGTACCGTGCCAAGAATGTTCACATCACCAAGAAGTCCTACACGGAG GTCATTCGAGAAGTCATTAAGGTGCACTCGGAGGAGCTCGGCAGACAGTGGAAGGAGCAACGgcaagaggatgaagaagagaaGGTGAAGGAAGAGGCCAGAGAAGGAACTTCTCAAag GCGTCGCCAGGACGAGCGCCGGTCCGCGTCTTCGGAGTCCCGCCGGACGCGCCGCCGCCGTGGCAGCCGCGAGAGGAGCGGGGAAAGAGagcggaagaagaaaaaacgcaAGAG GGATTCCCGATCCCCGGATGACAGATCCCACCAtggcaaaaagaagaaaaaaaggaaagagcgTGGGAGGAGCGACACTTCCTGA